In Oscillospiraceae bacterium, the genomic window ATTACAAATTGACCGTAGCTGCCATGTGCTGTATTCCAAATCCTGCAAAAAGGAAATTCTGGCGAAAATCACTCTGCACTATCCGGAGGTGGAGCGCGAGGTGGTCTGGGAGCAGGTGCAGCTGAGATACGCAGAGCTTCTTTCCAAGTGGCGCACCGACCTCGGCGGTAAAAAGAATTTTCACAACGGCGTAGGCGGCACCTACGACTGCATCGCCATCATGTGCTTTTACGATGTGTGCCGGGATGTGACCACATTCCGTGAAATTGAAGAGATGGAGGAAAAACTGATTCTTCCAACTTTCCGCAAGCTGAAATTTGTGGACTGCAACAAGCCGTTCTGGAGGAAGCTGATGTACAAGGCGTTTGTTCGTGCGAAAAGCGGCTGCGACAAATGGCACGATTACGAGATGTCGGTTGCGCCTTATGAAACCGACAAGCCTATTTATTATGAATTTACGGCGTGC contains:
- a CDS encoding L-2-amino-thiazoline-4-carboxylic acid hydrolase, with product MKDSELQIDRSCHVLYSKSCKKEILAKITLHYPEVEREVVWEQVQLRYAELLSKWRTDLGGKKNFHNGVGGTYDCIAIMCFYDVCRDVTTFREIEEMEEKLILPTFRKLKFVDCNKPFWRKLMYKAFVRAKSGCDKWHDYEMSVAPYETDKPIYYEFTACPAAEFAKRFGFTDIMPALCNVDYASMELLHAKLVRTTTCVDGCRCDYTICGDKDPYVKEHPEYRDENGYRRNRECSYR